In the genome of Sulfuricurvum sp., one region contains:
- a CDS encoding carboxymuconolactone decarboxylase family protein, which translates to MAHIALPEFEEMSPAIQEKARPILEKTGKLGEIFKLLALDEKIYFATDGMIQRFLLDETTLSYDIKESIALLISKENGCKMCVDVHKGIAKMLGLSEQRIEEVLEGVDSISTSDAEKALLNFCIKASKKENYKILKEEIDELKTLGYTDVQIVEAVAITGYFNYINTLSNVFALGQ; encoded by the coding sequence ATGGCACATATAGCATTACCCGAATTTGAAGAGATGTCTCCCGCGATTCAGGAAAAAGCACGACCGATTTTGGAAAAAACGGGAAAACTCGGGGAGATTTTTAAACTGTTGGCATTGGATGAAAAGATCTATTTTGCGACGGACGGGATGATTCAGCGCTTTTTGCTGGATGAGACGACGCTCTCGTATGATATAAAAGAGTCTATCGCTCTGTTGATCTCAAAAGAGAACGGCTGCAAGATGTGCGTCGATGTCCACAAAGGGATCGCAAAGATGTTGGGACTCTCCGAGCAGCGGATCGAAGAGGTTTTGGAGGGGGTAGATTCTATTTCGACGAGTGACGCCGAAAAAGCGCTTTTGAACTTTTGTATCAAAGCCTCCAAAAAAGAGAACTATAAAATCCTCAAAGAAGAGATCGACGAACTCAAAACATTGGGATATACCGATGTGCAAATCGTTGAAGCGGTCGCGATTACCGGATATTTTAACTATATCAATACCCTCTCAAACGTATTCGCTCTGGGGCAATAG
- a CDS encoding DsrE family protein — MKLINFLFIVLSVTAFPLAASEKDDDVVKVVYQCDFLEADRIHLMLNTINNAVEYYNKNFIQYEIDLVALGPCLQYVMKDFNNTGFEEKPYITQGGPTGAGTRSRLKALQLDGGDKIKIYACKNTMDKNHVADNQIEDFATTTPAGIVKIIDLQRSGYAYIKIR; from the coding sequence ATGAAACTAATAAACTTTCTCTTTATCGTACTGAGCGTGACAGCTTTTCCTCTCGCCGCAAGTGAAAAGGATGATGATGTCGTCAAAGTGGTCTATCAATGCGATTTCCTCGAAGCGGACCGTATCCATCTGATGCTCAACACGATCAATAATGCGGTTGAGTATTACAATAAAAACTTCATACAGTATGAGATCGATCTCGTAGCACTCGGGCCGTGTCTACAATATGTCATGAAAGACTTTAACAATACCGGCTTTGAAGAAAAGCCCTACATCACACAGGGTGGACCTACAGGTGCCGGAACACGCTCACGTCTAAAAGCTCTTCAGCTTGATGGCGGCGACAAGATTAAAATTTATGCGTGTAAAAATACGATGGATAAAAACCATGTAGCCGATAATCAGATCGAGGATTTTGCGACAACCACACCTGCCGGAATCGTTAAAATCATCGATTTGCAGCGCAGCGGCTATGCCTATATAAAAATACGATAA
- a CDS encoding sensor domain-containing diguanylate cyclase, which produces MGKDKQTLQNDPIHTFTIQSTTNPNLLQAILESSPNVIIFALDTAYEYLAFNHEHKKAMQAIWGKEIEPGLNMLEIISRKDDYQKAKTLFDRALGGEFFVDESEYGDEVLSRKFWQTYYSPIYDDTEQKIIGLTCFNLDISERRNIENQFQLADLALNMITDAVYLFNDKREIIYVNHAACDSLGYSKEELIGKTPFDIDPVITVEALQNIRETIRLKKVKHFESKHKRKDGSVFDVEITTYPYNEGQYGLHIVTNITERKKTEEKLKLLASVFTSAKEGIVITDTKGVIVEANEAYSLITGYSNDEVVGQNAGFLKSDKHDKAFYKNMWNELIRNKYWIGEIWNRRKSGEIFVERLTISAISDSEGKILSYVGLLTDITTGKDYESTLERMAFYDSLTGLPNRLLFAERINQAMMISKRLHSILAVCYLDLDEFKPVNDSFGHNVGDKLLLEISNRMKNHVRESDTIARIGGDEFAILLVNIKSIEECETIITKILDSINEPYILPNNEEVNVTASIGITLYPHDNVPSDILLRHADQAMYLAKESGKNQYIFHN; this is translated from the coding sequence ATGGGAAAAGACAAACAAACTCTCCAAAACGATCCTATTCACACTTTTACTATTCAGAGCACAACGAATCCTAATTTACTTCAAGCTATTTTAGAAAGTTCTCCAAATGTAATAATTTTCGCACTGGATACGGCATATGAGTATTTAGCTTTTAATCACGAACACAAAAAAGCAATGCAGGCGATTTGGGGGAAAGAGATTGAACCCGGTCTGAATATGCTTGAGATCATAAGTCGAAAAGATGATTATCAAAAAGCCAAAACTCTTTTTGACAGAGCACTCGGCGGAGAATTTTTTGTCGATGAAAGCGAATACGGTGATGAAGTATTGTCACGAAAGTTCTGGCAAACCTATTATTCGCCGATCTATGACGATACAGAACAAAAGATAATCGGTTTAACCTGCTTTAATCTAGATATTTCGGAACGACGTAACATTGAGAATCAGTTCCAATTAGCGGACTTGGCGTTAAATATGATCACCGATGCCGTCTATCTATTCAACGATAAACGAGAAATTATCTATGTGAATCATGCCGCTTGCGATTCACTGGGGTACTCAAAAGAGGAACTGATCGGTAAAACACCTTTCGATATTGATCCGGTGATCACAGTGGAAGCGTTGCAAAACATAAGAGAAACGATCAGGCTCAAAAAAGTAAAGCATTTCGAAAGCAAACATAAGCGAAAAGACGGTTCTGTTTTTGATGTGGAAATCACTACCTATCCGTATAATGAAGGTCAGTACGGGTTGCATATTGTCACAAATATCACGGAGCGAAAAAAAACCGAAGAGAAATTAAAACTTTTGGCAAGCGTTTTTACGAGTGCAAAAGAGGGTATCGTTATCACCGATACAAAAGGGGTAATAGTCGAAGCCAATGAAGCGTATAGCCTTATTACCGGATATTCAAATGATGAGGTCGTAGGGCAAAATGCGGGATTTTTAAAATCGGATAAGCATGACAAAGCATTTTATAAAAATATGTGGAATGAATTAATCCGAAACAAGTATTGGATTGGCGAGATTTGGAACCGGCGGAAAAGCGGAGAGATTTTTGTCGAGAGATTGACCATCTCAGCGATCAGTGATTCGGAAGGGAAAATTTTAAGCTATGTCGGATTGTTGACGGATATAACGACGGGTAAAGATTATGAATCGACGTTGGAGCGAATGGCGTTTTATGACTCTTTGACGGGGTTGCCGAATCGTTTGTTATTTGCTGAGAGAATTAATCAAGCTATGATGATTTCAAAACGTTTACATTCTATTTTGGCTGTGTGTTATCTGGATTTAGATGAATTTAAACCTGTAAACGACAGTTTCGGACATAATGTCGGCGATAAGTTATTGCTTGAAATTTCGAATCGGATGAAAAACCATGTAAGGGAAAGCGATACGATAGCAAGAATCGGCGGTGACGAGTTCGCTATCTTGCTTGTCAATATCAAAAGTATTGAAGAGTGTGAAACGATCATAACCAAAATCTTGGACAGTATTAATGAACCCTACATTCTCCCAAATAATGAAGAAGTCAATGTAACTGCAAGTATCGGCATAACTCTGTATCCGCATGACAATGTTCCATCGGATATATTGCTTCGACATGCTGATCAGGCGATGTATTTAGCAAAAGAAAGCGGTAAAAACCAATATATTTTTCACAATTAA
- a CDS encoding YciI family protein produces the protein MKPLEAVDALLDEHVAYLKEQYALGNFLASRCKVPRTGGVILVHGASSKVIEDILSPDPFYSHGMVEYEITEFCPTMTSHELSFLKE, from the coding sequence TTGAAACCTCTAGAAGCGGTTGATGCTCTGCTCGATGAGCACGTTGCGTATCTCAAAGAGCAGTATGCTTTAGGAAATTTTCTCGCATCGAGGTGCAAAGTTCCCCGAACCGGAGGGGTGATTTTGGTTCACGGAGCATCTAGCAAAGTGATTGAAGACATTCTTTCTCCTGATCCGTTCTATAGTCACGGTATGGTGGAGTATGAGATCACCGAGTTCTGTCCAACGATGACGAGTCATGAATTGTCATTTTTAAAAGAATAA
- a CDS encoding methylated-DNA--[protein]-cysteine S-methyltransferase — protein sequence MKHYERLIETPIGTLIAVTDGEAIRILDFADDAPKIEPSDHPLLLQLSNELEEYFAGNRTVFTLPLNPNGTSFQKEVWETLLTIPYGKTISYASEAERFGNPKATRAVANANGRNPIAILIPCHRVIATGGGLGGYSGGLWRKEFLLSLEKDDF from the coding sequence ATGAAACACTATGAACGTTTGATAGAGACCCCAATCGGTACGTTGATCGCCGTAACGGACGGTGAAGCCATCAGAATTCTCGACTTTGCTGACGATGCACCTAAGATTGAGCCTTCCGATCATCCCCTGCTCCTTCAGCTCTCAAACGAATTGGAGGAGTATTTTGCCGGAAATAGAACCGTTTTTACACTCCCTCTCAATCCAAACGGAACGTCGTTTCAAAAAGAGGTATGGGAGACTCTACTCACTATCCCCTACGGAAAAACGATCTCCTATGCCTCGGAAGCCGAACGATTCGGAAACCCTAAAGCGACCCGTGCAGTCGCCAATGCCAACGGACGCAATCCCATCGCTATTTTAATCCCCTGCCACCGTGTTATCGCGACAGGCGGAGGTCTCGGAGGATACAGCGGAGGGCTCTGGAGAAAAGAGTTTTTACTGTCGTTAGAGAAAGATGATTTCTGA
- a CDS encoding MerR family transcriptional regulator produces the protein MDYKISELVELTHVPKSTILYYIKEGLLPEAQKLKSNVHRYSEEHVELIKYIKYMQQEMGSSIEQIKGILQNKNQSMASSFSMLAPLMETLSGIPSTAKHYTKDEFIDYFDVEPDLLEQLLEDDILVPTNKDDFTDKEASIIRLIEDYIEIGLDYTLLKTYVDQAKVMADLECQLQKQLCKRRTDENFSTLWKIMFETLFNAKSYLFSRYTHKGLVEVLQEEIRGKKD, from the coding sequence ATGGATTATAAAATTTCAGAACTCGTCGAACTCACCCATGTTCCGAAGTCCACAATTTTATATTACATCAAAGAGGGGCTGCTTCCCGAAGCTCAAAAGCTCAAATCCAATGTACACCGCTACAGCGAAGAGCATGTCGAACTGATCAAATACATCAAATACATGCAGCAGGAGATGGGAAGTTCCATCGAGCAGATCAAAGGGATTTTGCAAAATAAAAATCAATCAATGGCAAGTTCTTTTTCGATGCTGGCACCGCTCATGGAGACACTAAGCGGTATCCCCTCCACCGCAAAACATTACACAAAAGACGAATTTATCGATTATTTCGATGTCGAACCTGACTTGTTGGAACAACTGCTGGAAGACGATATTCTGGTTCCGACAAACAAAGATGATTTCACGGATAAAGAGGCGTCCATTATTCGCCTGATTGAAGACTACATTGAAATAGGTTTGGATTACACGCTGCTCAAAACATATGTCGACCAAGCAAAAGTAATGGCTGACTTAGAGTGTCAATTGCAAAAACAACTCTGCAAAAGACGAACCGATGAAAATTTTTCGACCCTATGGAAGATTATGTTCGAAACGCTTTTTAATGCAAAGTCGTATCTTTTCAGCCGCTATACCCACAAAGGGCTAGTGGAAGTCCTGCAAGAAGAAATCCGAGGGAAAAAAGACTGA
- a CDS encoding DNA-3-methyladenine glycosylase I: MSVSRCGWVKLSDPVYVAYHDEEWGRALHDERALFELFSLETQSAGLSWLTILKKREGYREAFEGFDLNKVAHYGEADIDRILNSGLVVKSRPKIEAIIANARGFLEIQDEYGSLDAYFWGKVDGKAIINDVTDYKEAACTSDISDTITKELKKQGFKFIGTTTVYAFMQACGMVDDHENSCMCKQRRK, from the coding sequence ATGTCTGTTTCACGCTGCGGATGGGTCAAATTGAGTGATCCGGTGTATGTCGCTTATCATGACGAAGAGTGGGGACGGGCGTTGCACGATGAGCGTGCCCTTTTTGAACTTTTTTCTTTGGAAACGCAATCAGCCGGACTCAGCTGGCTGACCATCCTCAAAAAACGTGAAGGGTATCGCGAAGCATTTGAGGGCTTTGATCTGAACAAGGTGGCACATTATGGCGAGGCAGATATCGATCGTATCCTCAACAGCGGACTGGTGGTAAAAAGCCGTCCCAAAATCGAAGCGATTATCGCGAATGCACGAGGATTTTTAGAGATTCAAGATGAGTATGGTTCCTTGGATGCGTATTTTTGGGGAAAAGTGGATGGAAAAGCGATCATTAACGATGTTACTGATTACAAAGAGGCGGCATGTACCTCAGATATTTCCGATACCATTACAAAAGAGCTCAAAAAACAGGGATTTAAATTTATCGGAACGACCACCGTATATGCATTTATGCAGGCGTGCGGGATGGTAGACGATCATGAAAACAGCTGTATGTGCAAACAAAGAAGGAAATAA
- a CDS encoding cytochrome P460 family protein, producing the protein MLQRILVFSTAFLFVSSLSAAPLPDMKMPDNGLPFKMIDGYQDYKIVATHWRIDKHELRYVLANPIAYDAIKAKKLPMPEGSKMVKIGWSVKPMAAYPDALEADTLQRIEFMVKDSKHFDQNGDHWGYARFVKKGDGYVPYAKGSEECVACHASVSQNDYLFSSFQETF; encoded by the coding sequence ATGTTACAACGTATTCTCGTATTTTCTACGGCTTTTCTTTTTGTCTCCTCACTTTCAGCTGCACCGCTTCCGGATATGAAAATGCCGGATAACGGATTGCCATTTAAAATGATCGATGGGTATCAGGATTATAAAATTGTTGCGACTCACTGGCGTATCGATAAGCATGAATTACGCTATGTGCTAGCAAATCCGATTGCCTATGATGCCATCAAAGCAAAAAAACTCCCGATGCCTGAGGGGAGTAAAATGGTTAAAATCGGCTGGAGCGTCAAACCTATGGCAGCTTATCCGGATGCACTGGAAGCGGATACACTCCAGCGGATCGAATTTATGGTCAAAGACTCGAAACATTTTGATCAAAACGGTGATCACTGGGGCTATGCACGATTTGTTAAAAAGGGAGACGGTTATGTGCCGTATGCGAAAGGTTCGGAGGAATGTGTCGCCTGCCATGCTTCAGTCTCTCAAAATGATTACCTGTTTTCATCTTTCCAAGAGACGTTTTGA
- a CDS encoding penicillin-binding transpeptidase domain-containing protein, with translation MRLLFWLLMTLPLLAAEPDFGKFDGTAVIIDLNTSAKTIYGKHADERVNPCSTFKILNSMIALDSGVVRDENETIKWDGVVRGYPAWNQDHSMRSAISVSVVWFYQEMARRVGAERMARMVAQAHYGNEDTSRTLTDFWLGGGSLLISPVEEAMFVKALVEEKLPFSKRSMKTAKEIITLQKDEQSILAGKTGSCNAIGWFVGFIEKDDESQVFAFQIRGEGANGAEAKKIALEYLKNQ, from the coding sequence ATGAGATTGTTGTTTTGGCTTTTGATGACATTGCCTTTATTGGCTGCTGAACCTGACTTCGGCAAGTTTGACGGTACTGCAGTCATCATAGATTTGAATACTTCAGCAAAAACGATCTATGGAAAACATGCTGATGAGAGGGTCAACCCCTGCTCGACGTTTAAAATACTCAATTCCATGATCGCTCTCGATAGCGGTGTGGTGCGGGATGAAAACGAGACAATCAAATGGGATGGAGTTGTGCGGGGATATCCTGCGTGGAATCAAGATCATTCGATGAGATCGGCAATTTCGGTCTCGGTAGTATGGTTTTATCAAGAAATGGCTCGGCGTGTGGGAGCGGAGCGGATGGCTCGGATGGTTGCTCAGGCACATTATGGAAATGAGGATACGTCTCGTACACTTACTGATTTTTGGTTGGGTGGAGGGAGCCTTTTGATCTCTCCGGTTGAAGAAGCAATGTTTGTAAAAGCACTCGTGGAAGAAAAACTCCCCTTTTCCAAACGCTCTATGAAAACGGCGAAAGAGATCATTACTTTGCAAAAAGACGAACAGTCTATTTTGGCGGGTAAAACGGGAAGCTGCAACGCAATAGGGTGGTTCGTCGGATTTATCGAAAAAGACGATGAGTCACAGGTTTTCGCATTTCAGATCAGAGGCGAGGGTGCCAACGGTGCGGAAGCAAAAAAAATCGCGCTTGAGTATCTCAAAAATCAATGA
- a CDS encoding cache domain-containing protein codes for MRLYQKYLTLLLLILLTMIVYFYVQKKQEFVNRIDIVLMNLLDKQIEQEKAESFAFAFALAQNETLQTAIETNNSKKATEILKQYTSTLEVFSGSKVHAQIVTKDFIILARNWENTSTGLSIKAYRPDLEDIVLTHKPHLSFEAARRLVLIASIPVIKEKHLIGFIEVIQKLDAMKNYFANYDIDLLVLMDDKYKDQAVLLKNNPRIENMIVANDDANIHHISYLKRAGLTDLLTNGVHEGDNYVYFSRSILNADGQNIGSFVLVLSKKKMKLFNAFEEELDTFLTYSRKDLYLSVINHDPSANLWNNYTAAELLSLKKCVHPEDKTALEERLRTDLGHYSKDELISLLLDTNSNQKSRGHIK; via the coding sequence ATGCGACTCTATCAAAAGTATTTAACATTATTACTGTTGATATTACTCACTATGATTGTCTATTTTTATGTGCAGAAGAAACAGGAGTTTGTCAACAGGATCGATATCGTTCTGATGAACCTTCTGGACAAACAGATCGAACAGGAGAAAGCGGAAAGTTTTGCTTTCGCGTTCGCATTGGCTCAAAACGAGACGCTGCAAACGGCTATCGAAACCAATAATTCCAAGAAAGCGACCGAAATCCTCAAACAATATACCTCCACACTGGAGGTCTTCAGCGGTTCCAAAGTCCACGCCCAAATCGTTACCAAAGATTTTATTATCCTCGCACGAAACTGGGAAAATACCAGTACCGGCCTGAGTATTAAAGCGTATCGCCCGGATTTGGAGGATATTGTTTTGACGCATAAGCCCCACCTCTCCTTCGAAGCCGCGAGACGTCTTGTATTGATCGCATCGATCCCGGTAATCAAAGAAAAACATCTCATCGGGTTCATCGAAGTGATCCAAAAGCTCGATGCGATGAAAAACTATTTTGCCAACTACGATATCGATCTTTTGGTCTTGATGGATGACAAATACAAAGATCAGGCCGTTTTACTCAAAAACAACCCCCGTATTGAAAACATGATCGTCGCAAACGACGATGCGAACATTCACCACATCTCCTATCTCAAACGCGCCGGTTTAACCGATTTACTGACAAACGGCGTACATGAGGGAGATAATTATGTTTACTTTTCACGATCAATTCTCAATGCCGACGGTCAAAATATCGGTTCGTTCGTACTGGTTCTCTCCAAGAAAAAGATGAAACTTTTCAATGCTTTTGAAGAGGAACTGGACACCTTTTTGACCTATTCGAGAAAAGATTTATACCTCTCGGTTATCAATCACGATCCTTCTGCAAACCTATGGAACAACTATACGGCTGCAGAGCTCCTTTCTCTTAAAAAGTGTGTCCATCCCGAGGACAAAACCGCTCTTGAAGAGAGACTGCGAACCGATCTTGGGCACTACAGCAAAGATGAACTCATCTCACTTCTACTCGATACGAACTCCAACCAGAAATCCAGAGGACACATAAAATGA
- a CDS encoding ATP-binding cassette domain-containing protein produces the protein MNSIVLFDNVQLTYTEKPVLKNISLRIEEGEHCVILGANGSGKSSLIKLINCELYPSYINEPFRREILGNERWVVTELRKHLGVVTNDLHTRFAFESGYLSGFETVLSGFFGTIGLFDHLEVTAEQIEAAGRAFERLGIEHLREKRLSEMSTGELRKCIVARALVHPVNAILLDEPTVGLDIKAQLDFIEMMRTLARSGTTVILVTHHIEEVFEEIQKVVLIKEGRLYAQGNKDEVLNSDNLSEVFNIPLEVHIEQGRYSIRPKI, from the coding sequence ATGAATTCGATCGTATTATTCGACAATGTCCAACTCACCTACACCGAAAAGCCGGTTCTGAAAAACATTTCGCTTCGGATCGAGGAAGGGGAACACTGCGTCATCCTCGGAGCCAACGGTTCGGGGAAATCGAGTCTTATCAAACTGATTAATTGCGAACTTTATCCATCGTATATTAATGAGCCGTTTCGACGGGAAATACTGGGTAACGAGCGATGGGTCGTCACTGAACTGCGCAAACATTTAGGGGTTGTGACCAACGATCTGCATACACGTTTTGCATTTGAGAGCGGCTATCTCAGCGGGTTTGAAACGGTACTGAGCGGTTTTTTCGGAACGATCGGATTGTTTGATCATTTGGAAGTGACAGCTGAGCAGATCGAAGCGGCTGGCCGTGCATTTGAGCGGTTGGGGATCGAACACCTGAGAGAAAAGCGTTTGAGCGAGATGTCGACGGGCGAATTGCGTAAATGTATCGTAGCCCGTGCGTTGGTACATCCGGTCAATGCGATTTTACTGGATGAGCCTACGGTCGGATTGGATATCAAAGCACAGCTCGATTTTATAGAAATGATGCGCACTCTTGCTCGCAGCGGTACGACCGTCATTTTGGTGACCCACCATATCGAAGAGGTTTTTGAAGAGATACAAAAAGTAGTGTTGATTAAAGAGGGGAGACTCTATGCGCAAGGGAATAAGGATGAGGTGTTGAACAGTGACAACCTGTCGGAAGTTTTTAACATACCTCTGGAAGTACACATAGAACAGGGACGCTATTCAATACGTCCGAAGATCTAA
- a CDS encoding helix-hairpin-helix domain-containing protein, whose product MNPAKVIREKVEKLTDLPNVGKTVAADFAQIGITRPEQLRGEDPYDLYVRFCKAFGERQDPCMLDVLMSITDFMDGGEPRVWWDYTPERKMRYGEKIRV is encoded by the coding sequence ATGAATCCGGCAAAAGTTATCCGTGAAAAGGTCGAAAAACTGACCGATCTTCCCAATGTCGGCAAAACGGTTGCCGCCGACTTTGCCCAAATCGGGATCACTCGTCCCGAACAGCTTCGCGGAGAGGATCCGTATGATCTGTATGTCCGATTTTGTAAAGCATTTGGCGAACGGCAAGACCCGTGTATGCTCGACGTGCTGATGTCGATCACCGATTTTATGGATGGCGGGGAGCCGCGAGTCTGGTGGGATTATACGCCTGAGCGCAAGATGCGCTACGGAGAAAAAATCAGAGTTTAA
- a CDS encoding peptide deformylase, translated as MVQPLLKYPDSRIRLISANVRFFNDELLQWITDMVDTMKANDLDALSAIMIGVQYNIIVIKKGDEYLPYINARLIKCSGKSTQTERSTYYEAISVDVERFDNVTVIYEDEKGEPHHQDLSGDPAHIFQQQLDYSFGSTFVDRVDREMKQRINDHLEFGLVANGSTCPMVFVRDYFKRGAKYVMLLIALSFIIPFFASEEVRALIYRIDIYLLLAVPVLMIAYFFYALYESRLYKQCTSCQIGNIIGTTAIMATQLLIVAFGVFFWVAP; from the coding sequence ATGGTTCAACCGCTGCTCAAATATCCGGATTCGCGAATCCGTCTGATTTCGGCAAACGTCCGTTTTTTTAATGATGAATTACTTCAATGGATCACCGACATGGTCGATACGATGAAGGCAAACGATCTGGATGCGCTCAGTGCGATTATGATCGGAGTCCAATACAACATTATCGTTATTAAAAAGGGGGATGAATACCTTCCGTACATTAATGCACGTCTGATCAAATGTAGCGGAAAATCGACCCAAACCGAGCGGAGTACCTATTATGAGGCGATTAGTGTCGATGTGGAACGTTTTGATAACGTAACGGTCATTTATGAAGATGAAAAAGGGGAGCCTCATCATCAGGATCTCTCCGGTGATCCGGCTCACATTTTCCAGCAGCAACTCGATTACAGCTTCGGAAGTACCTTCGTCGATCGGGTTGATCGGGAGATGAAACAGCGGATCAACGACCATCTCGAATTCGGTCTGGTTGCCAACGGAAGTACATGTCCGATGGTATTCGTCCGCGATTATTTCAAACGGGGAGCGAAATATGTAATGCTGCTTATCGCTCTGAGTTTCATTATCCCGTTTTTCGCTTCGGAGGAAGTGCGTGCGTTGATCTATCGGATCGATATTTATCTGCTCCTCGCCGTACCGGTATTGATGATCGCCTACTTTTTCTATGCCCTTTATGAATCCAGACTCTATAAACAGTGCACGAGCTGTCAGATAGGCAACATCATAGGAACGACGGCAATTATGGCAACGCAGCTGCTGATCGTCGCATTCGGTGTCTTTTTCTGGGTTGCACCGTAA
- a CDS encoding arylamine N-acetyltransferase codes for MTASNFSLSDYLFRIGYEGAVSADVATLTRLMQQQLRSIPFENTEVQAGRIPSMVPEDIVEKVINRRRGGYCYEVNGVFSMALSAIGFEWYFAGARSMLYPTRRPKTHMVLIVRLNGRNYLCDCGFGGYALRSPMEIREGEAVQDSDSYRLELIDGEYVLGAMVQGEWQRLYGFALQNQEWIEFTLANYFNATSPDTVFTQKKLAIMQTPKGRKILVDNELKLIENGKMEKLEVEYESALKEYFSLTPFM; via the coding sequence ATGACAGCATCCAATTTTAGCCTCTCCGATTATCTCTTCCGTATCGGTTATGAGGGGGCTGTAAGTGCCGACGTCGCGACACTGACCCGATTGATGCAGCAACAGCTGCGAAGTATCCCGTTTGAAAATACCGAGGTTCAGGCAGGACGAATCCCGTCTATGGTTCCCGAAGATATCGTCGAAAAAGTGATCAATCGTCGGCGCGGCGGATACTGCTATGAAGTCAACGGCGTATTTTCGATGGCGCTCAGCGCTATCGGGTTCGAGTGGTATTTCGCGGGAGCACGTTCGATGCTCTATCCGACACGCCGTCCCAAAACGCACATGGTGCTCATCGTTCGCCTCAATGGACGCAATTATCTGTGCGACTGCGGATTCGGTGGGTACGCATTGCGCTCTCCGATGGAAATCCGAGAGGGTGAAGCGGTTCAGGACAGTGATAGCTATCGACTGGAACTGATCGATGGAGAATACGTTCTCGGTGCAATGGTGCAGGGGGAATGGCAGCGTTTATACGGTTTTGCCCTCCAGAATCAGGAATGGATCGAATTTACTCTGGCGAACTATTTTAATGCCACAAGTCCCGATACGGTATTTACCCAAAAGAAGTTGGCGATCATGCAGACACCGAAAGGACGTAAAATCTTAGTAGACAACGAGCTGAAGCTGATCGAAAATGGGAAAATGGAAAAACTCGAGGTCGAGTATGAGAGTGCTTTAAAAGAGTATTTTAGTCTAACCCCATTTATGTAA